Proteins encoded within one genomic window of Triticum aestivum cultivar Chinese Spring chromosome 2D, IWGSC CS RefSeq v2.1, whole genome shotgun sequence:
- the LOC123049390 gene encoding peroxidase 72, which yields MALHWSSGLAVAVAAALAVSALFPAGAAGHPPLPGPLVPQFYEHTCPQMQALVGAIVAKEHAKDPRMAASLLRLHFHDCFVQGCDASVLLDADGSGRFTTEKRSNPNRDSLRGYEVIDEIKAALEHACPHTVSCADIAAVAARDSTVLTGGPGWEVPLGRRDSLTASLSGSNNLIPAPNDTLPTITAKFRNQGLDVVDLVALSGAHTIGDSRCVSFRQRLYSQNNDGRPDPTLNPAYAAKLRGRCPRSGGDQILFALDPATQFRFDNQYYKNILAMNGLLSSDEVLLTQSHETMELVKSYAASNELFFDHFAKSMVKMGNISPLTGHNGEIRKNCRRVNHF from the exons ATGGCGTTGCACTGGAGCAGCGGCCTCGCGGTCGCCGTCGCGGCGGCGCTGGCCGTGTCCGCGCTCTTCCCGGCGGGCGCTGCGGGTCACCCGCCGCTCCCAGGCCCGTTGGTCCCGCAGTTCTACGAGCACACGTGCCCGCAGATGCAGGCGTTGGTGGGCGCCATCGTGGCCAAGGAGCACGCCAAGGATCCCCGCATGGCGGCGTCCCTGCTCCGGCTgcacttccacgactgcttcgtgCAGGGCTGCGACGCGTCGGTGCTGCTCGACGCCGACGGCAGCGGCAGGTTCACCACCGAGAAGCGGTCCAACCCGAACCGCGACTCGCTGAGGGGCTACGAGGTCATCGACGAGATCAAGGCCGCCCTCGAGCACGCCTGCCCCCAcaccgtctcctgcgccgacatcgccgccgtcgccgccagggACTCCACCGTGCTG ACGGGTGGGCCGGGCTGGGAGGTGCCGCTGGGGAGGAGGGACTCGCTGACCGCCAGCTTGAGTGGCTCCAACAACCTCATCCCTGCTCCCAACGACACCCTCCCCACCATCACCGCCAAGTTCCGCAACCAGGGTCTCGACGTCGTCGACCTCGTCGCGCTCTCAG GAGCACACACCATTGGCGACTCGCGCTGCGTGAGCTTCCGGCAGCGGCTCTACAGCCAGAACAACGACGGGCGCCCGGACCCGACGCTGAACCCGGCCTACGCGGCCAAGCTCCGCGGGCGGTGTCCCCGGTCCGGCGGCGACCAGATCCTGTTCGCCCTCGACCCCGCCACCCAGTTCCGGTTCGACAACCAGTACTACAAGAACATCCTCGCCATGAACGGcctgctcagctccgacgaggtcCTGCTCACGCAGAGCCACGAGACCATGGAGCTCGTCAAGAGCTACGCCGCCAGCAACGAGCTCTTCTTCGACCACTTCGCCAAGTCCATGGTCAAGATGGGCAACATCTCGCCGCTCACCGGGCACAACGGCGAGATCAGGAAGAACTGCAGGAGGGTCAACCACTTCTAA